From the Hevea brasiliensis isolate MT/VB/25A 57/8 chromosome 15, ASM3005281v1, whole genome shotgun sequence genome, one window contains:
- the LOC110633636 gene encoding scarecrow-like protein 21, translated as MDGSHSFYDQTMQGRESYCWHPNQNLDQYPFSDDGSQEMHLSADTFEQHCTLESSSGAGSYPVNNSPSTASFSPNESAISQLNSQSCLLDLHDSSENTSGSPDRGSYVSHKLKELENVMLGPVDDLDMYNIMTQAGCNHITSEEEKFKFLVGVMSRGDLKEALCACAQAVANNDMLTVEWLMTELRQMVSVSGEPIQRLAAYMLEGLVARLASSGSSIYKALRCKEPASAELLSYMHILYEVCPYFKFGYMSANGAIAEAMKDESKVHIIDFQITQGSQWVTLIQALAARPGGPPHIRLTGIDDSTSAYARGGGLDVVGKRLSRLAESCNVPFEFHAAAVSASEIQLENLGIQPGEAIAVNFALTLHHLPDESVGTQNHRDRLLRLAKSLSPKVVTLVEQESNTNTAPFLPRFTETLNYYLAVFESIDVTLPREHKERINVEQHCLAREVVNIIACEGAERVERHEPLGKWRSRFAMAAFTPYPLSTYVNATIKTLLESYSNKYTLEERDGALYLGWMNRPLIASCAWR; from the coding sequence ATGGATGGGTCTCATAGTTTTTATGACCAAACTATGCAAGGTCGGGAGTCCTATTGCTGGCATCCCAATCAGAATCTAGACCAATACCCATTCTCTGATGATGGCAGCCAAGAGATGCACCTTTCAGCTGATACATTTGAACAGCACTGCACCCTAGAGTCTTCATCTGGAGCTGGCAGTTACCCTGTTAACAATTCTCCATCTACCGCTAGTTTCTCCCCGAATGAAAGTGCAATTTCACAGCTAAATTCTCAGTCATGCCTATTGGATCTGCATGATTCCTCTGAGAATACCAGTGGTTCACCAGATAGGGGCTCTTATGTTTCCCACAAGCTGAAAGAACTGGAAAATGTCATGCTGGGCCCTGTTGATGATCTTGACATGTATAATATAATGACTCAGGCTGGATGCAACCACATCACATCTGAGGAAGAGAAGTTTAAGTTTTTGGTGGGGGTGATGTCCAGAGGAGACTTAAAAGAAGCACTTTGTGCTTGTGCTCAAGCAGTTGCAAATAATGATATGCTTACAGTTGAATGGCTAATGACAGAGTTACGGCAGATGGTATCAGTTTCTGGTGAGCCAATTCAACGTTTGGCAGCCTACATGCTGGAAGGTCTTGTTGCAAGGTTGGCATCTTCAGGAAGTTCCATCTACAAAGCACTGAGATGCAAGGAGCCTGCGAGTGCTGAGCTGTTATCTTACATGCATATTCTCTATGAAGTCTGCCCATACTTCAAGTTTGGGTATATGTCAGCAAATGGAGCAATTGCTGAAGCAATGAAAGATGAAAGTAAAGTTCATATAATTGATTTTCAAATTACGCAAGGCAGCCAGTGGGTCACCTTAATCCAGGCTCTTGCTGCTCGACCTGGAGGTCCTCCACATATTCGACTTACAGGAATTGATGATTCAACATCAGCTTATGCTCGTGGAGGAGGACTTGATGTAGTGGGGAAGAGACTATCAAGGCTTGCTGAGTCGTGTAATGTACCCTTTGAGTTCCATGCTGCTGCAGTTTCTGCTTCTGAAATTCAACTGGAGAATCTTGGAATTCAGCCTGGTGAAGCTATTGCAGTTAATTTTGCATTAACACTTCACCACTTGCCTGATGAAAGTGTGGGTACTCAAAATCATCGGGACAGGCTGTTGAGGTTGGCCAAGAGCTTATCTCCCAAGGTAGTAACTCTTGTTGAGCAAGAATCCAATACTAATACTGCCCCGTTCCTTCCCCGTTTCACTGAGACATTAAACTATTATTTGGCTGTCTTTGAATCAATTGATGTTACCCTACCGAGGGAGCACAAGGAGCGGATCAACGTTGAGCAGCACTGTCTTGCTCGGGAGGTTGTCAACATTATAGCATGTGAGGGTGCTGAGAGAGTGGAACGTCATGAGCCTCTTGGTAAGTGGAGATCACGGTTTGCCATGGCTGCATTTACACCCTATCCATTAAGCACGTACGTTAATGCTACTATCAAGACTTTGCTGGAGAGCTACTCCAACAAGTATACTCTCGAAGAACGAGATGGAGCTCTGTATCTTGGCTGGATGAACCGACCTCTGATTGCTTCTTGTGCATGGAGGTGA